Genomic DNA from Williamwhitmania sp.:
TGCAAATTCGCCTGCAGTATCGGCACCAATTATAACCACTTCTGTGGGTGAAATGCCAGTGATACCACCAAGCATCACCCCTTTACCACTATGCAAGTTCGAGAGGTATTCGGCAGCCACTAGAATTGAGGTGTTTCCGGCAATGGAGCTCATCGACCGTACAACAGGGTAGCATCCATCGTCATCTTTAATTAGCTCAAAGCTAATGGCCGTAATCTTTTTTTTCTGTAGCGATTTAAGCAGGTTTTCGGTTTGCCCCGTATGGTAAAAGGACGAGATGATAGTTTTACCGTCGGCCATAAGGTCGATCTCTGCCTCGGTGGGTGGGGCAACTTTCAGCACAATGTCGGCTTTATATACTTCGCCCGTGCTGCATATTGTGGCTCCTACCTCAGAATAGGTTAGGTCGGTATAGCTAGCACCTGATCCAGCGGCCTTCTCCACCAGCAGCTTATGTCCATTGGCTATGAGTATTTCAACGGCTTCTGGGGTTAGGGAAATTCTATTTTCACCTATGCCCGACTCTTTGGGTAAACCAATAACGAAGCTTCGCTGTTTCCGGCCAATGGCAAGCGTTTCCTCTTGAGGAAGCAAACTTTTTCCGAAGTGGAATAGGGGTGAAGTGGGTCCGAGATGTTTCATTTTTATGTCAATAGAAGTTGTTAAATGTACGACATCCCGTTGGCATTTTCAAGAAGTATGCCCCATCTCCTTTACAAAGAATGAAAACCGGCGAGATTCGTCTGGCATAACCTCAATTTGGATAACAATTGTCTCGTCCGGAATGAGTGTATCGATTACTTCTGGCCACTCAATAAGGCAGATTCCTTCTCCGAAAAAGTATTCTTCATAGCCAAAATCAAATGCTTCCTCAATCGACTTAATGCGGTAAAAGTCGAAGTGAAATACAGACTTTCCCTTGTCGGTAAAGTACTCGTTTACCAATGCAAAAGTGGG
This window encodes:
- a CDS encoding alanine dehydrogenase, producing the protein MKHLGPTSPLFHFGKSLLPQEETLAIGRKQRSFVIGLPKESGIGENRISLTPEAVEILIANGHKLLVEKAAGSGASYTDLTYSEVGATICSTGEVYKADIVLKVAPPTEAEIDLMADGKTIISSFYHTGQTENLLKSLQKKKITAISFELIKDDDGCYPVVRSMSSIAGNTSILVAAEYLSNLHSGKGVMLGGITGISPTEVVIIGADTAGEFAARAALGLGCVVKIFDQSLKRLTDIQYRLGTRLYTSIFHPQVLEKSLRSADVVIGTPVTDEDAFAQQIPTSFIEKMKTGAVIIDLTVTSGGSFETTESCPFDKPSFTRHGVIHVCMPDITSQVARTSSIALSNVFVPILLMIGQSSGVTAVLKENKGLRHGVYLFNGILTNFKFGSIYHMPAKDIDLLMAAF
- the tsaE gene encoding tRNA (adenosine(37)-N6)-threonylcarbamoyltransferase complex ATPase subunit type 1 TsaE → MDVIVAKDLTELHAVAQYILKTFEGKRIFAFQGLMGAGKTTLIKELCHQMKVTDVVSSPTFALVNEYFTDKGKSVFHFDFYRIKSIEEAFDFGYEEYFFGEGICLIEWPEVIDTLIPDETIVIQIEVMPDESRRFSFFVKEMGHTS